From a single Theropithecus gelada isolate Dixy chromosome 8, Tgel_1.0, whole genome shotgun sequence genomic region:
- the PDP1 gene encoding pyruvate dehyrogenase phosphatase catalytic subunit 1 isoform X2, with product MCVCPGPRRIGIPVRSSSLPLFSDAMPAPTQLFFPLIRNCELSRIYGTACYCHHKHLCCSSPYVPQSRLRYTPHPAYATFCRPKENWWQYTQGRRYASTPQKFYLTPPQVNSILKANEYSFKVPEFDGKNVSSILGFDSNQLPANAPIEDRRSAATCLQTRGMLLGVFDGHAGCACSQAVSERLFYYIAVSLLPHETLLEIENAVESGRALLPILQWHKHPNDYFSKEASKLYFNSLRTYWQELIDLNTGESTDIDVKEALINAFKRLDNDISLEAQVGDPNSFLNYLVLRVAFSGATACVAHVDGVDLHVANTGDSRAMLGVQEEDGSWSAVTLSNDHNAQNERELERLKLEHPKSEAKSVVKQDRLLGLLMPFRAFGDVKFKWSIDLQKRVIESGPDQLNDNEYTKFIPPNYHTPPYLTAEPEVTYHRLRPQDKFLVLATDGLWETMHRQDVVRIVGEYLTGMHHQQPIAVGGYKVTLGQMHGLLTERRTKMSSVFEDQNAATHLIRHAVGNNEFGTVDHERLSKMLSLPEELARMYRDDITIIVVQFNSHVVGAYQNQE from the exons atgtgtgtgtgtcccGGGCCCAGACGAATTG GAATCCCAGTCAGAAGTTCCAGCCTGCCACTGTTCTCTGATGCCATGCCAGCACCAACTCAACTGTTTTTTCCTCTGATCCGTAACTGTGAACTGAGCAGGATCTATGGCACTGCATGTTACTGCCACCACAAACATCTCTGTTGTTCCTCACCCTACGTTCCTCAGAGTCGACTGAGATATACACCTCATCCAGCATATGCTACCTTTTGCAGGCCAAAGGAGAACTGGTGGCAGTACACCCAAGGAAGGAGATATGCTTCCACACCACAGAAATTTTACCTCACACCTCCACAAGTCAATAGCATCCTTAAAGCTAATGAATACAGTTTCAAAGTGCCAGAATTTGATGGCAAAAATGTCAGTTCTATCCTTGGATTTGACAGCAATCAGCTGCCTGCAAATGCGCCCATTGAGGACCGGAGAAGTGCAGCAACCTGCCTGCAGACCAGAGGGATGCTTTTGGGGGTTTTTGATGGCCATGCAGGTTGTGCTTGTTCCCAGGCAGTCAGTGAGAGACTTTTTTATTATATTGCTGTCTCTTTGTTACCCCATGAGACTTTGCTAGAGATTGAAAATGCAGTGGAGAGTGGCCGGGCACTGCTACCCATTCTCCAGTGGCACAAGCACCCCAATGATTACTTTAGTAAGGAGGCATCCAAATTGTACTTTAACAGCTTGAGGACTTACTGGCAAGAGCTTATAGACCTCAACACTGGTGAGTCAACTGATATTGATGTTAAGGAGGCCCTAATTAATGCTTTCAAGAGGCTTGATAATGACATCTCCTTGGAGGCACAAGTTGGTGATCCTAATTCCTTCCTCAACTATCTGGTGCTTCGAGTGGCATTTTCTGGAGCCACTGCTTGTGTGGCCCATGTGGATGGTGTTGACCTTCATGTGGCCAATACTGGCGACAGCAGAGCCATGCTGGGTGTGCAGGAAGAGGACGGCTCATGGTCAGCAGTCACGCTGTCTAATGACCACAATGCTCAGAATGAAAGAGAACTAGAACGGCTGAAATTGGAACATCCAAAGAGTGAGGCCAAGAGTGTGGTGAAACAGGATCGGCTGCTTGGCTTGCTGATGCCATTTAGGGCTTTTGGAGATGTAAAGTTCAAATGGAGCATTGACCTTCAAAAGAGAGTGATAGAATCTGGCCCAGACCAGTTGAATGACAATGAATATACCAAATTTATTCCTCCTAATTATCACACACCTCCTTATCTCACTGCTGAGCCAGAGGTAACTTACCACCGATTAAGGCCACAGGATAAGTTTCTGGTGTTGGCTACTGATGGGTTGTGGGAGACTATGCATAGGCAGGATGTGGTTAGGATTGTGGGTGAGTACTTAACTGGCATGCATCACCAACAGCCAATAGCTGTTGGTGGCTACAAGGTGACTCTGGGACAGATGCACGGCCTTTTAACAGAAAGGAGAACCAAAATGTCCTCGGTATTTGAGGATCAGAATGCAGCAACCCATCTCATTCGCCATGCTGTGGGCAACAACGAGTTTGGGACTGTTGATCATGAGCGCCTCTCCAAAATGCTTAGTCTTCCTGAAGAGCTTGCTCGAATGTACAGAGATGACATTACAATCATTGTAGTTCAGTTCAATTCTCATGTCGTAGGGGCGTATCAAAACCAAGAATAG
- the PDP1 gene encoding pyruvate dehyrogenase phosphatase catalytic subunit 1 isoform X3, translating to MPAPTQLFFPLIRNCELSRIYGTACYCHHKHLCCSSPYVPQSRLRYTPHPAYATFCRPKENWWQYTQGRRYASTPQKFYLTPPQVNSILKANEYSFKVPEFDGKNVSSILGFDSNQLPANAPIEDRRSAATCLQTRGMLLGVFDGHAGCACSQAVSERLFYYIAVSLLPHETLLEIENAVESGRALLPILQWHKHPNDYFSKEASKLYFNSLRTYWQELIDLNTGESTDIDVKEALINAFKRLDNDISLEAQVGDPNSFLNYLVLRVAFSGATACVAHVDGVDLHVANTGDSRAMLGVQEEDGSWSAVTLSNDHNAQNERELERLKLEHPKSEAKSVVKQDRLLGLLMPFRAFGDVKFKWSIDLQKRVIESGPDQLNDNEYTKFIPPNYHTPPYLTAEPEVTYHRLRPQDKFLVLATDGLWETMHRQDVVRIVGEYLTGMHHQQPIAVGGYKVTLGQMHGLLTERRTKMSSVFEDQNAATHLIRHAVGNNEFGTVDHERLSKMLSLPEELARMYRDDITIIVVQFNSHVVGAYQNQE from the coding sequence ATGCCAGCACCAACTCAACTGTTTTTTCCTCTGATCCGTAACTGTGAACTGAGCAGGATCTATGGCACTGCATGTTACTGCCACCACAAACATCTCTGTTGTTCCTCACCCTACGTTCCTCAGAGTCGACTGAGATATACACCTCATCCAGCATATGCTACCTTTTGCAGGCCAAAGGAGAACTGGTGGCAGTACACCCAAGGAAGGAGATATGCTTCCACACCACAGAAATTTTACCTCACACCTCCACAAGTCAATAGCATCCTTAAAGCTAATGAATACAGTTTCAAAGTGCCAGAATTTGATGGCAAAAATGTCAGTTCTATCCTTGGATTTGACAGCAATCAGCTGCCTGCAAATGCGCCCATTGAGGACCGGAGAAGTGCAGCAACCTGCCTGCAGACCAGAGGGATGCTTTTGGGGGTTTTTGATGGCCATGCAGGTTGTGCTTGTTCCCAGGCAGTCAGTGAGAGACTTTTTTATTATATTGCTGTCTCTTTGTTACCCCATGAGACTTTGCTAGAGATTGAAAATGCAGTGGAGAGTGGCCGGGCACTGCTACCCATTCTCCAGTGGCACAAGCACCCCAATGATTACTTTAGTAAGGAGGCATCCAAATTGTACTTTAACAGCTTGAGGACTTACTGGCAAGAGCTTATAGACCTCAACACTGGTGAGTCAACTGATATTGATGTTAAGGAGGCCCTAATTAATGCTTTCAAGAGGCTTGATAATGACATCTCCTTGGAGGCACAAGTTGGTGATCCTAATTCCTTCCTCAACTATCTGGTGCTTCGAGTGGCATTTTCTGGAGCCACTGCTTGTGTGGCCCATGTGGATGGTGTTGACCTTCATGTGGCCAATACTGGCGACAGCAGAGCCATGCTGGGTGTGCAGGAAGAGGACGGCTCATGGTCAGCAGTCACGCTGTCTAATGACCACAATGCTCAGAATGAAAGAGAACTAGAACGGCTGAAATTGGAACATCCAAAGAGTGAGGCCAAGAGTGTGGTGAAACAGGATCGGCTGCTTGGCTTGCTGATGCCATTTAGGGCTTTTGGAGATGTAAAGTTCAAATGGAGCATTGACCTTCAAAAGAGAGTGATAGAATCTGGCCCAGACCAGTTGAATGACAATGAATATACCAAATTTATTCCTCCTAATTATCACACACCTCCTTATCTCACTGCTGAGCCAGAGGTAACTTACCACCGATTAAGGCCACAGGATAAGTTTCTGGTGTTGGCTACTGATGGGTTGTGGGAGACTATGCATAGGCAGGATGTGGTTAGGATTGTGGGTGAGTACTTAACTGGCATGCATCACCAACAGCCAATAGCTGTTGGTGGCTACAAGGTGACTCTGGGACAGATGCACGGCCTTTTAACAGAAAGGAGAACCAAAATGTCCTCGGTATTTGAGGATCAGAATGCAGCAACCCATCTCATTCGCCATGCTGTGGGCAACAACGAGTTTGGGACTGTTGATCATGAGCGCCTCTCCAAAATGCTTAGTCTTCCTGAAGAGCTTGCTCGAATGTACAGAGATGACATTACAATCATTGTAGTTCAGTTCAATTCTCATGTCGTAGGGGCGTATCAAAACCAAGAATAG
- the PDP1 gene encoding pyruvate dehyrogenase phosphatase catalytic subunit 1 isoform X1 has product MSISALLSMGRCCCRCCCPRGLWMLSAPCCDDRRMCVCPGPRRIGIPVRSSSLPLFSDAMPAPTQLFFPLIRNCELSRIYGTACYCHHKHLCCSSPYVPQSRLRYTPHPAYATFCRPKENWWQYTQGRRYASTPQKFYLTPPQVNSILKANEYSFKVPEFDGKNVSSILGFDSNQLPANAPIEDRRSAATCLQTRGMLLGVFDGHAGCACSQAVSERLFYYIAVSLLPHETLLEIENAVESGRALLPILQWHKHPNDYFSKEASKLYFNSLRTYWQELIDLNTGESTDIDVKEALINAFKRLDNDISLEAQVGDPNSFLNYLVLRVAFSGATACVAHVDGVDLHVANTGDSRAMLGVQEEDGSWSAVTLSNDHNAQNERELERLKLEHPKSEAKSVVKQDRLLGLLMPFRAFGDVKFKWSIDLQKRVIESGPDQLNDNEYTKFIPPNYHTPPYLTAEPEVTYHRLRPQDKFLVLATDGLWETMHRQDVVRIVGEYLTGMHHQQPIAVGGYKVTLGQMHGLLTERRTKMSSVFEDQNAATHLIRHAVGNNEFGTVDHERLSKMLSLPEELARMYRDDITIIVVQFNSHVVGAYQNQE; this is encoded by the exons ATGAGCATCTCTGCCTTGCTTTCAATGGGCCGGTGCTGCTGTCGCTGCTGCTGCCCGCGCGGGTTGTGGATGTTGTCGGCTCCGTGTTGTGATGACaggagaatgtgtgtgtgtcccGGGCCCAGACGAATTG GAATCCCAGTCAGAAGTTCCAGCCTGCCACTGTTCTCTGATGCCATGCCAGCACCAACTCAACTGTTTTTTCCTCTGATCCGTAACTGTGAACTGAGCAGGATCTATGGCACTGCATGTTACTGCCACCACAAACATCTCTGTTGTTCCTCACCCTACGTTCCTCAGAGTCGACTGAGATATACACCTCATCCAGCATATGCTACCTTTTGCAGGCCAAAGGAGAACTGGTGGCAGTACACCCAAGGAAGGAGATATGCTTCCACACCACAGAAATTTTACCTCACACCTCCACAAGTCAATAGCATCCTTAAAGCTAATGAATACAGTTTCAAAGTGCCAGAATTTGATGGCAAAAATGTCAGTTCTATCCTTGGATTTGACAGCAATCAGCTGCCTGCAAATGCGCCCATTGAGGACCGGAGAAGTGCAGCAACCTGCCTGCAGACCAGAGGGATGCTTTTGGGGGTTTTTGATGGCCATGCAGGTTGTGCTTGTTCCCAGGCAGTCAGTGAGAGACTTTTTTATTATATTGCTGTCTCTTTGTTACCCCATGAGACTTTGCTAGAGATTGAAAATGCAGTGGAGAGTGGCCGGGCACTGCTACCCATTCTCCAGTGGCACAAGCACCCCAATGATTACTTTAGTAAGGAGGCATCCAAATTGTACTTTAACAGCTTGAGGACTTACTGGCAAGAGCTTATAGACCTCAACACTGGTGAGTCAACTGATATTGATGTTAAGGAGGCCCTAATTAATGCTTTCAAGAGGCTTGATAATGACATCTCCTTGGAGGCACAAGTTGGTGATCCTAATTCCTTCCTCAACTATCTGGTGCTTCGAGTGGCATTTTCTGGAGCCACTGCTTGTGTGGCCCATGTGGATGGTGTTGACCTTCATGTGGCCAATACTGGCGACAGCAGAGCCATGCTGGGTGTGCAGGAAGAGGACGGCTCATGGTCAGCAGTCACGCTGTCTAATGACCACAATGCTCAGAATGAAAGAGAACTAGAACGGCTGAAATTGGAACATCCAAAGAGTGAGGCCAAGAGTGTGGTGAAACAGGATCGGCTGCTTGGCTTGCTGATGCCATTTAGGGCTTTTGGAGATGTAAAGTTCAAATGGAGCATTGACCTTCAAAAGAGAGTGATAGAATCTGGCCCAGACCAGTTGAATGACAATGAATATACCAAATTTATTCCTCCTAATTATCACACACCTCCTTATCTCACTGCTGAGCCAGAGGTAACTTACCACCGATTAAGGCCACAGGATAAGTTTCTGGTGTTGGCTACTGATGGGTTGTGGGAGACTATGCATAGGCAGGATGTGGTTAGGATTGTGGGTGAGTACTTAACTGGCATGCATCACCAACAGCCAATAGCTGTTGGTGGCTACAAGGTGACTCTGGGACAGATGCACGGCCTTTTAACAGAAAGGAGAACCAAAATGTCCTCGGTATTTGAGGATCAGAATGCAGCAACCCATCTCATTCGCCATGCTGTGGGCAACAACGAGTTTGGGACTGTTGATCATGAGCGCCTCTCCAAAATGCTTAGTCTTCCTGAAGAGCTTGCTCGAATGTACAGAGATGACATTACAATCATTGTAGTTCAGTTCAATTCTCATGTCGTAGGGGCGTATCAAAACCAAGAATAG